Proteins encoded within one genomic window of Manis pentadactyla isolate mManPen7 chromosome 4, mManPen7.hap1, whole genome shotgun sequence:
- the SLC25A34 gene encoding solute carrier family 25 member 34 isoform X1, with protein sequence MPLTQAQLAPGAEATETVAPAVDLVLGASACCLACVFTNPLEVVKTRLQLQGELQARGTYPRHYRGFVASIASVARADGLCGLQKGLAAGLLYQGLMNGARFYCFSLACQAGLTQQPGGTVVAGAVAGALGAFVGSPAYLVKTQLQAQTVSAMAVGHQHHHQSVLGALETIWRQQGLAGLWRGVGGAVPRLMVGSAAQLATFTSAKAWVQERQVRGQGQLCPPTWTHRVAPRGQLAGGPGRRHDQQHSRGCSHDPLRCGQHPAVQSARGRSWPGPAVWRPRRLPGEDLAAGGPPGTLQGPGPRLPAPGPPHHPQHALLG encoded by the exons ATGCCTCTGACCCAGGCACAGCTGGCCCCTGGAGCGGAGGCCACGGAGACGGTGGCCCCAGCTGTGGACTTGGTGCTGGGCGCCTCGGCCTGTTGTCTGGCCTGTGTCTTCACCAACCCCCTGGAGGTGGTGAAGACGCGGCTGCAGCTGCAGGGGGAGCTGCAGGCCCGGGGCACATACCCACGGCACTACCGGGGCTTTGTGGCCTCCATAGCCTCTGTGGCCCGTGCAGATGGGCTGTGCGGCCTGCAGAAGGGGCTGGCCGCCGGCCTTCTCTACCAGGGCCTCATGAATGGCGCCCGCTTCTACTGCTTCAGCCTGGCGTGCCAGGCTGGCCTCACCCAGCAGCCAGGTGGCACCGTGGTCGCAGGTGCTGTGGCTGGGGCCCTGGGAGCCTTCGTGGGGAGCCCTGCTTACCTG GTCAAAACGCAGCTGCAGGCGCAGACAGTGTCCGCAATGGCCGTGGGGCACCAACACCATCACCAG AGTGTCCTGGGCGCCTTGGAGACCATCTGGCGGCAGCAGGGTCTGGCGGGACTGTGGAGGGGTGTGGGCGGGGCTGTGCCCCGGCTCATGGTCGGATCGGCCGCCCAGCTGGCCACCTTCACTTCTGCCAAGGCCTGGGTGCAGGAGCGACAGGTGAGGGGCCAGGGACAACTGTGCCCACCCACGTGGACACACAGGG TGGCTCCCAGAGGACAACTGGCTGGTGGCCCTGGCCGGAGGCATGATCAGCAGCATAGCCGTGGTTGCAGTCATGACCCCCTTCGATGTGGTCAGCACCCGGCTGTACAATCAGCCCGTGGACGGAGCTGGCCGG GGCCAGCTGTATGGCGGCCTCGCCGACTGCCTGGTGAAGATCTGGCGGCAGGAGGGCCCCCTGGCACTCTACAAGGGCCTGGGCCCCGCCTACCTGCGCCTGGGCCCCCACACCATCCTCAGCATGCTCTTCTGGGATGA
- the SLC25A34 gene encoding solute carrier family 25 member 34 isoform X3 translates to MPLTQAQLAPGAEATETVAPAVDLVLGASACCLACVFTNPLEVVKTRLQLQGELQARGTYPRHYRGFVASIASVARADGLCGLQKGLAAGLLYQGLMNGARFYCFSLACQAGLTQQPGGTVVAGAVAGALGAFVGSPAYLVKTQLQAQTVSAMAVGHQHHHQSVLGALETIWRQQGLAGLWRGVGGAVPRLMVGSAAQLATFTSAKAWVQERQGQLYGGLADCLVKIWRQEGPLALYKGLGPAYLRLGPHTILSMLFWDELRKLARQGQQRDT, encoded by the exons ATGCCTCTGACCCAGGCACAGCTGGCCCCTGGAGCGGAGGCCACGGAGACGGTGGCCCCAGCTGTGGACTTGGTGCTGGGCGCCTCGGCCTGTTGTCTGGCCTGTGTCTTCACCAACCCCCTGGAGGTGGTGAAGACGCGGCTGCAGCTGCAGGGGGAGCTGCAGGCCCGGGGCACATACCCACGGCACTACCGGGGCTTTGTGGCCTCCATAGCCTCTGTGGCCCGTGCAGATGGGCTGTGCGGCCTGCAGAAGGGGCTGGCCGCCGGCCTTCTCTACCAGGGCCTCATGAATGGCGCCCGCTTCTACTGCTTCAGCCTGGCGTGCCAGGCTGGCCTCACCCAGCAGCCAGGTGGCACCGTGGTCGCAGGTGCTGTGGCTGGGGCCCTGGGAGCCTTCGTGGGGAGCCCTGCTTACCTG GTCAAAACGCAGCTGCAGGCGCAGACAGTGTCCGCAATGGCCGTGGGGCACCAACACCATCACCAG AGTGTCCTGGGCGCCTTGGAGACCATCTGGCGGCAGCAGGGTCTGGCGGGACTGTGGAGGGGTGTGGGCGGGGCTGTGCCCCGGCTCATGGTCGGATCGGCCGCCCAGCTGGCCACCTTCACTTCTGCCAAGGCCTGGGTGCAGGAGCGACAG GGCCAGCTGTATGGCGGCCTCGCCGACTGCCTGGTGAAGATCTGGCGGCAGGAGGGCCCCCTGGCACTCTACAAGGGCCTGGGCCCCGCCTACCTGCGCCTGGGCCCCCACACCATCCTCAGCATGCTCTTCTGGGATGAGCTCCGGAAACTCGCCAGGCAGGGCCAGCAGCGGGACACCTAG
- the SLC25A34 gene encoding solute carrier family 25 member 34 isoform X2, which translates to MPLTQAQLAPGAEATETVAPAVDLVLGASACCLACVFTNPLEVVKTRLQLQGELQARGTYPRHYRGFVASIASVARADGLCGLQKGLAAGLLYQGLMNGARFYCFSLACQAGLTQQPGGTVVAGAVAGALGAFVGSPAYLVKTQLQAQTVSAMAVGHQHHHQSVLGALETIWRQQGLAGLWRGVGGAVPRLMVGSAAQLATFTSAKAWVQERQWLPEDNWLVALAGGMISSIAVVAVMTPFDVVSTRLYNQPVDGAGRGQLYGGLADCLVKIWRQEGPLALYKGLGPAYLRLGPHTILSMLFWDELRKLARQGQQRDT; encoded by the exons ATGCCTCTGACCCAGGCACAGCTGGCCCCTGGAGCGGAGGCCACGGAGACGGTGGCCCCAGCTGTGGACTTGGTGCTGGGCGCCTCGGCCTGTTGTCTGGCCTGTGTCTTCACCAACCCCCTGGAGGTGGTGAAGACGCGGCTGCAGCTGCAGGGGGAGCTGCAGGCCCGGGGCACATACCCACGGCACTACCGGGGCTTTGTGGCCTCCATAGCCTCTGTGGCCCGTGCAGATGGGCTGTGCGGCCTGCAGAAGGGGCTGGCCGCCGGCCTTCTCTACCAGGGCCTCATGAATGGCGCCCGCTTCTACTGCTTCAGCCTGGCGTGCCAGGCTGGCCTCACCCAGCAGCCAGGTGGCACCGTGGTCGCAGGTGCTGTGGCTGGGGCCCTGGGAGCCTTCGTGGGGAGCCCTGCTTACCTG GTCAAAACGCAGCTGCAGGCGCAGACAGTGTCCGCAATGGCCGTGGGGCACCAACACCATCACCAG AGTGTCCTGGGCGCCTTGGAGACCATCTGGCGGCAGCAGGGTCTGGCGGGACTGTGGAGGGGTGTGGGCGGGGCTGTGCCCCGGCTCATGGTCGGATCGGCCGCCCAGCTGGCCACCTTCACTTCTGCCAAGGCCTGGGTGCAGGAGCGACAG TGGCTCCCAGAGGACAACTGGCTGGTGGCCCTGGCCGGAGGCATGATCAGCAGCATAGCCGTGGTTGCAGTCATGACCCCCTTCGATGTGGTCAGCACCCGGCTGTACAATCAGCCCGTGGACGGAGCTGGCCGG GGCCAGCTGTATGGCGGCCTCGCCGACTGCCTGGTGAAGATCTGGCGGCAGGAGGGCCCCCTGGCACTCTACAAGGGCCTGGGCCCCGCCTACCTGCGCCTGGGCCCCCACACCATCCTCAGCATGCTCTTCTGGGATGAGCTCCGGAAACTCGCCAGGCAGGGCCAGCAGCGGGACACCTAG
- the TMEM82 gene encoding transmembrane protein 82, whose protein sequence is MFSLLSLPSWLLGLPSLEWGSSLTDSLLQGLIGACGVSVLNNLLKVYFFVGCANNPEHQPQKERLWAQWASLDSVHLAGLALILTVVGARVAALVVLEFSLRAVSMLLSLDKGPRGTERLQLYLLGQYSLGCGLTCGLSFLQEGAPHCTLNLLLGLWLATLLCQGARRLRHHVYHLYELHSSQQYCGVCLGLLAGAHSLPRMLGRALAVAFAVGDLAAVALINRDFLTTSEAVRFWTPLTICYTLLVIYMQEEQRQHPGLQGQVQTVLVRMGSLFVLLLTVGRWLDLLGVLISLLGELWCLVGTRTLLDLCQIQDFPSQRPSGSASAPQPSAPAQPQGTAPS, encoded by the exons ATGTTCTCCCTGCTGTCCCTCCCCTCCTGGCTCCTGGGCCTCCCCTCCCTCGAGTGGGGCTCCAGCCTCACTGACTCCCTCCTGCAAG GCCTTATAGGGGCCTGCGGAGTCTCCGTCCTGAACAACCTCCTGAAGGTCTACTTCTTCGTGGGCTGCGCCAA CAACCCAGAGCACCAGCCCCAGAAGGAGCGGCTGTGGGCACAGTGGGCCTCTCTGGACTCCGTGCACCTGGCAGGACTGGCCCTGATCCTGACTGTCGTGGGGGCTCGCGTGGCCGCCCTGGTGGTGCTGGAGTTCTCCCTCAGGGCTGTCTCCATGCTGCTCTCCCTGGACAAG GGCCCCCGGGGCACCGAGAGGCTGCAGCTGTACCTGCTGGGCCAGTACTCACTGGGCTGTGGGCTGACCTGCGGCCTGAGCTTCCTGCAGGAGGGCGCCCCTCACTGCACGCTGAACCTGCTGCTGGGCCTCTGGCTGGCCACACTGCTCTGCCAGGGCGCCCGGCGCCTCCGCCACCACGTCTACCACCTCTATGAGCTGCACAGCAGCCAGCAGTATTGTGGGGTCTGCCTGGGCCTGCTGGCTGGCGCTCACAGCCTCCCCCGGATGCTTGGCCGCGCCCTGGCTGTGGCATTTGCTGTGGGTGACCTGGCGGCTGTGGCCCTCATCAACCGGGACTTCCTGACCACCTCAGAGGCCGTGCGCTTCTGGACACCGCTCACCATCTGCTACACCCTGCTGGTCATCTACATGCAGG AGGAGCAGCGTCAGCACCCGGGCCTGCAGGGCCAGGTCCAGACGGTGCTGGTGCGCATGGGCAGCCTCTTCGTGCTGCTGCTAACCGTGGGCCGCTGGCTGGACCTCCTGGGTGTTCTCATCTCCCTGCTGGGCGAGCTCTGGTGCCTGGTGGGCACCCGCACCCTGCTTGACCTTTGCCAGATACAG GATTTTCCATCCCAGAGGCCTTCAGGGTCAGCTAGCGCGCCCCAGCCCTCtgcacctgcccagccccagggcaCGGCCCCCTCCTGA